TCAACTCTACCCGTCAGCGGGACCCGGCTCGGCCGAGGCCCCGCGGACGTCCTGTCAGGGCCGCCACGATGGTCGACTGGCGCAGGAGCCCGGTCACTCTGCCGTGCGCGTCGACGACGGCGTATTGGTTGCCGTCCAGCGCGGAGAGGTAGTCGATGAGTTCCTTGCCTTCGGCGTGGTCCGGCACGTAGGCGCCGGCGGCGAGCGGCACGCTCACCGCGGTGACCGGCGTCGTCGGCAGGAGGTCGGCGGGCACCGCGGCGACAGCCGACGGGTCGACGATGGACTGCGGGCTGCCGTCCGGGGCGATGACGATGAACGCCGTGCCAGGCCGGGCCGCGGAGAAGAGCTGCGCCACGGACAGGTTCTCCGGGACGCCCTGCGCCGGCTCGGCCAGCTGTGCCGCGCGGATCTCCGGAAGCCGGCCGCGCATGCGGGCCACCTTGATCGCCTCGCTCGCGCCCATCCACAGGAATCCGGCCACCAGGAGGGTGATGACGGCGAACTTGAAGTCCAGGCCCTCCCCCAGCAGGTACGGACGGACGATGAAGTAGAGCACGATCAGGATGACGAGGATGCGGCCGGTCCAGCCGGCGGCGATGGTGCCCTTCTCGCGGTTCCCGGTGGCGGTCCAGACAATGGTCTCGACCAGGCGGCCGCCGTCCAGCGGCAGGCCGGGCAGGACGTTGAAGATCGCGATGACGAAGTTGGTCCACGTGAAGATCCACAGCAGGAAGTCCCCCACCCCGACCGGATGGGTGACCGCCATGGCGATCCAGCCGAGACCCGCCAGGACGAAGTTGGCCGCGGGACCGGCGAAGGCCACCAGAACGGAACGCCACGGCGTCGCCTTGAACTCCGTGAACTGCGTGTGACCGCCCCAGAGGTTGAGCACGATCTTCTCGGAACTCCAGCCGAAGATCCTGGCCGTGAGCGCATGCGCGAGTTCGTGGACCAGCACGGAGAGGAGCAGGAGCACGGCGTACGTGAAGGCCGCCAGGTACGCGCCTGCGCCCATCCCCTGCTGAGCCAGCAGAGGACCTACCGTGGCCACGGTGAACGCCGCGATGATGAACCAGGAATAGGCCAGGTAGATGGGGACTCCCCAGAGCCTGCCGAGACGCAGGCCGTCCCGGCTCGCCACAGAACTCACGCGCTGACCTTCCCGTCTTCGGGATCGAGTCCTGACGGAGTGCCGGCCCAGTGCCCGTCGAGGATGCGCTGCATCGCGGTGAAGTCCTTCTGAGCCAGGGTGTCCCAGCGGGTGAACCGGCCCGGGAACTCGGGCAGCGGCACCGTGTGCGGAATGCCGATGGTCACGGCGCCGGATGCCAGCGCCGCGCCCACACCCGGGACGGAATCCTCCAGGGCCACGAAGTTCTCCACGCGCAGCGCGGATTCGGTGGACTGCATCGTCGCCATGGCCTGGAGATAGGCCTCCGGATCGGGTTTGCCGTTCGTGACGTCATCCCCGGTGACCAGGAACTCGAAGTACTTCTGCGGCAGCTTCTCCACGACGAGACTGGCGAGGGGGCGTTCGCTCATGGTGACCAGGGCGCAGCGCACACCGTTCGCCGTCAGCGAATCCAGCATCGCCTGGGCCCCGGGCCGCCACGGGACCGCTTCCTCGATGCGTTCCATGACGCGAGTCGAGAGCGTGGAGATGATCTGCCGTTCGGGCATCCTGACGCCTGCGGCCTGCAGAATGCGGGCGCTGCGGTCCAGCGCCTGA
Above is a window of Arthrobacter sp. Y-9 DNA encoding:
- a CDS encoding site-2 protease family protein, whose translation is MSSVASRDGLRLGRLWGVPIYLAYSWFIIAAFTVATVGPLLAQQGMGAGAYLAAFTYAVLLLLSVLVHELAHALTARIFGWSSEKIVLNLWGGHTQFTEFKATPWRSVLVAFAGPAANFVLAGLGWIAMAVTHPVGVGDFLLWIFTWTNFVIAIFNVLPGLPLDGGRLVETIVWTATGNREKGTIAAGWTGRILVILIVLYFIVRPYLLGEGLDFKFAVITLLVAGFLWMGASEAIKVARMRGRLPEIRAAQLAEPAQGVPENLSVAQLFSAARPGTAFIVIAPDGSPQSIVDPSAVAAVPADLLPTTPVTAVSVPLAAGAYVPDHAEGKELIDYLSALDGNQYAVVDAHGRVTGLLRQSTIVAALTGRPRGLGRAGSR
- a CDS encoding HAD family phosphatase encodes the protein MLSPAPLSSGDRRPDAPLRAVLWDMDGTLVDTEPYWIAAEHELVESFGGTWSHAQAIQLVGQALDRSARILQAAGVRMPERQIISTLSTRVMERIEEAVPWRPGAQAMLDSLTANGVRCALVTMSERPLASLVVEKLPQKYFEFLVTGDDVTNGKPDPEAYLQAMATMQSTESALRVENFVALEDSVPGVGAALASGAVTIGIPHTVPLPEFPGRFTRWDTLAQKDFTAMQRILDGHWAGTPSGLDPEDGKVSA